In a single window of the Vicingaceae bacterium genome:
- the rpsK gene encoding 30S ribosomal protein S11: MAKKQVSTAQSKKKRKVKVDAVGQAHIQATFNNIIISLTNANGEVISWSSAGKMGFRGSKKNTPYAAQVAAEDCAKVAYDAGLRKVKLFVQGPGAGREAAIRAIHNAGIEVMEIIDVTPIPHNGCRPPKKRRV, translated from the coding sequence ATGGCGAAAAAACAAGTTTCTACTGCACAATCAAAGAAAAAAAGAAAAGTTAAAGTTGATGCTGTTGGCCAAGCACATATCCAGGCCACATTTAACAACATCATTATATCTTTGACCAATGCCAATGGTGAAGTGATATCATGGTCTTCTGCTGGTAAAATGGGATTCAGAGGATCTAAAAAAAATACACCTTATGCAGCTCAAGTGGCTGCTGAAGATTGTGCTAAAGTGGCCTATGATGCCGGCTTGAGAAAAGTGAAATTATTTGTTCAAGGACCGGGCGCCGGACGTGAGGCTGCCATTAGAGCAATTCACAATGCCGGTATAGAAGTAATGGAAATAATTGATGTTACTCCTATACCCCATAATGGTTGCCGTCCACCAAAAAAGAGAAGAGTTTAA
- the rpsM gene encoding 30S ribosomal protein S13 yields the protein MARIAGIDLPRNKRGFIALTYIYGIGRSSALKILEKAGVNPMKKVEEWDDKDIAGIRKVIGEEYKVEGQLRAEVQMNIKRLMDIGCYRGIRHRVGLPVRGQKTKNNCRTRKGKRKTVANKKKATK from the coding sequence ATGGCAAGAATAGCAGGTATTGATTTACCCAGAAACAAGAGAGGATTTATTGCTCTCACTTACATTTATGGAATCGGACGCAGCTCCGCATTAAAAATTTTAGAAAAAGCAGGAGTGAATCCCATGAAGAAGGTTGAAGAATGGGATGACAAAGATATTGCCGGAATCCGTAAAGTAATCGGTGAAGAATATAAAGTGGAAGGTCAATTAAGGGCCGAAGTACAAATGAATATCAAACGCCTGATGGATATAGGTTGTTACAGAGGTATCCGCCACCGTGTGGGATTACCTGTCAGAGGTCAAAAGACCAAAAACAACTGTAGAACCAGAAAAGGAAAAAGAAAAACGGTTGCCAATAAGAAAAAAGCTACCAAATAG
- the rpmJ gene encoding 50S ribosomal protein L36, whose translation MKVKASVKKRSPECKIVKRKGRVYVINKKNPRFKQRQG comes from the coding sequence ATGAAAGTTAAAGCATCAGTTAAAAAAAGAAGTCCTGAATGTAAAATTGTAAAACGCAAAGGACGTGTTTATGTTATTAATAAGAAAAACCCAAGATTTAAACAAAGACAAGGATAA
- the infA gene encoding translation initiation factor IF-1: MGKQPAIEQDGEIIEALSNAMFRVKLANGHIVTAHISGKMRMNYIKILPGDKVRVELSPYDLSKGRITMRYK, from the coding sequence ATGGGTAAACAACCGGCAATAGAGCAAGACGGAGAAATTATAGAAGCACTATCAAACGCTATGTTTCGTGTGAAACTGGCTAATGGACATATTGTTACTGCTCATATTTCCGGAAAAATGCGAATGAATTACATAAAAATACTTCCCGGAGATAAAGTCAGAGTGGAATTATCTCCATATGATTTGTCTAAAGGAAGAATTACAATGAGATATAAATAA